The genomic stretch CACCAGCCCCACCACCGCCGCCCTGGCCGCACTGAGCCTGCTGATTCCCAGCGCGGTCATCGCCGCGCGCCTGCCCGAACCGCAGAAGGTGCAGTTCAGCTGAAAGTTGGATGGCAGGAAGCCGGGTGCATGAGCACCATGAGCCATGCTCGACTTCCTGTGGACGGTAGGGCCGCTGATCGGCGGCCCACTCCTCGCCTATCTGCTCACGGTCCGCTTGCGGCGTCGGTGGCTCCGGCGGCACGCCCACTGGTGGGGCCACCTCGTCGTCCCGGCCCATCTGGCCGCGTGTCTGACCGTGTCGCCCGTGTTCCTGATGTGGGCCGGATACATGTGGGACGTCCGGTACGGTCACTGCTCCACCGATCCGACCTTCCCGGCACTCTGCTGGGGTGACCTTCAGACCGGGGTGTTCCTGTGGGTGTGGATGGCCGGGTTCCTGACCGTCGTGCTGCTCGGCATCCGCTCGGTCGTCCACTCGCTCCGCGCTGACGACCTCACAGCCCCCAACCTCACACCAGCGCGACCTCGCGAGCTTCCTGCGCGCGGACGCCGTCCATGACGAGCTTCAGGGACTCGCGGCGCTGGGCGGGGTCGGGGATGTTCAGACTGACAATAAGTTCGTCGGCGGCCGTGTCGTGGGCCAGGGTGTGCAGACGCGCGGCGACGGTGGCGGGGTCGCCGATGATCGCGCGCCGGCGCATGGAGTCGGCCAGGCCGCGTTCCTGCGGGGTGTACGGGTACGCTTTCGCCTCGGCGACAGTGGGGTAGGGGGCGCTCTCGCCCCGCATGAGGCGCAGGAACATCAGGCCGAGCGGGAGGCTGAGTTCCTCGGCTTCCTCGGCGGTGGGGGCGGTGACGACGCTCGCGGCCACGAGCACGCGCGGTTCCGGGAAGGTTTCCGAGGGCTGGAACGCGGCCCGGTAGGCGTCTGCAGCGGCGCGGGCCTGCGCGGTGTCCGGGTTGATGTGCCACGCGAACGCCAGCCCCGCCCCGACCTTGGCGGCGACGTGCGCGCCGTAGCCGCTGCTGCTGAGGATCCACAGCGGCGGGAACAGACCCTCGCCCGCCGGGGCGGCCACGGTGCCCGCAAAGGGGTGTCCGGCCGGGTACCGTCCGGTGCCGAAGGCGATCAGGTCCGAGAGTTGCCGCTCGAAGGACTCCTCGATCATTCCCTGCGCGCCCCGCAGTGCGCGGGCGGTGCGGCCGTCCGTGCCCGGGGCGCGGCCCAGACCCAGATCCACCCGGTCGGGCGCAAGGGCCGACAGCAGCCGGTAGCCTTCCGCGACGGCCAGCGGCGCGTGGTTGGGGAGCATCACGCCGCCCGAGCCCAGGCGGATGCGTGTGGTGCGTTGCGACGCGGCCGAGAGCACCGCCAGCGGTACGCTGGACGCCAGCGCGCCCATGTTGTGGTGCTCGGCCACCCAGTACCGGCTGTAATTCGCGTCCTCGGCGGCCTTCGCGTACGCCAGGGCGGCCTCGACCGACTCGGCGGCGCTGGACCCCAGCGGCACGGGCACAAGATCAAGCACGGACAGAGGCAGGGGAGAGGGAACGCTCATGCCCGGCAGTGTGCGCCCCCCCGCGTGGGGAGAAGCTGTGCGTGGTCACGGTAGGTCAGGTGACGGATGCCTGCCGGCCCTGGACCTGTCAGAGTCGGCGCATGCTGATCGTGCTGACCGGAGCGTCCGGCGTTGGAAAGACCACGCTGCTGCCGCACCTGAAGGGCGCTTGCCCGGAGGTCGACTGGCACGACTTCGACGAGCGGTGGCAGGGTGGTGGGACAGCCGAGCGGCAGCAGCTGACCGATGAGTGGATCCGGGCCGCTCTGGGCGCGGGGCGAACTCTCGGGCTGCTCGGACCGTGCCCGCTGGGCGAGGTGCTGGCCGCCCCCTCGATGCCCGCCGCGGCGCTGGTGCGGCACGCCCTGCTGGACGTCGGAGATGTCGAGCGCATCAGTCGCCTGCGGACGCGCGGCGACGGGCAGGACACGCAGGATGTCCTGAACTGGTCGGCGTGGCTGCGCCTGCACCACCACGACCTGCTGTGGCGCCCGGACGTGATCATGCAGGGAGGCTGGCCGGACATGCAGTGGGATCGCTGGCTGAATGGAGATCGCAGCGAATGGCCCACACGCACACTGGACGTGTCAGGGCTGAGCCCGGCGCGCAGTGCGGAATGGATCCGTCGCTGGCTGACTGGGTAACGCCGGGGTGCGGGGCACACCCCTAGCCCTCTGCACCCCCGCGTCCGGTTGATCCTGCCCACCCGCCTCTATCCTGGGCCCCATGAGGGCAGGTCAATGAACAACGAGATTCCCGTGCAGACCCTGGGCGGTCAGGGCGAGGTGATGGCGCACGCGGTGGACGCCTGCGTGCACTGCGGCTTCTGCCTGCCCGCCTGCCCCACGTACGCGCTGCTGGGCGACGAGATGGACAGCCCGCGGGGCCGCATCGTGCTGATGAAGGAGGTGCTGGAGGGTGGCCTGCCGCTGGCGGACGCCGCGCCGCACCTCGACCGCTGCCTGGGCTGTCAGGCGTGCGTGACCGCCTGCCCCAGCGGCGTCCCGTACGGCGAGCTGATCACCGCGTTCCGGGGCTGGAGTGAACCGCAGCGTGAGCGCAGTGCGTTCGACCGGTCGAAACGCTGGGCGATCCTCAAGGCGCTCCCCGCCCCGCGGCTGTTCAGCGTGGCGGCGCGTGTGGGGCAGTTCGCCAAGCCGCTCGCGCCGGTGCTGCCCGCCGCGCTGCGTGGTCCGCTGGACCTGCTGCCGGAATCCGTGCCCGCCATGCAGCCCAGCCCGAAGGTCACCCCCGCGCGCGGCGTGCAGCGGGGCCGGGTGGCGTTCCTGGTGGGCTGCGCGCAGCAGGCGCTCGCGCCGAACTTCAACGCGGCGACCCTGCGCGTCCTGGCCCGCAACGGCATCGAGGTCGTCATTCCCGACGGGCAGGGCTGCTGCGGCGCCGCCGCGCTGCACACCGGCGCGCGGGACGAGGCGCTGAAACTGGTGCGCGCGAACCTGGACGCCTTCCACCCCGACGAGTTCGACGCGATCCTCTCGAACGCCGCCGGGTGCGGCGCGGGCCTCAAGGAGTACCCGATGGTCCTGCACGGCGAGCCCGACGAAGCGCGCGCAAAGGCCTTCGCGGCGAAGGTCATGGACATCAGTGAGTACCTGAATGGGTTGCTTCAGAACGGCGAGCTTGAACCCCCCGTGCCCGCCCGTCGCCCCCTGACAGTCGCGTACCACGACGCCTGCCACCTCGCCCACGCGCAGGGCGTCCGCGCCGCGCCCCGCGCCCTGCTGCGCGCCATCCCCGGCGTCAGCGTGCTGGAGGTCCCGGAAGGCGACCTCTGCTGCGGCTCGGCAGGCACCTACAACCTCGAACAGCCCGACCTCGCCGGGCAGCTCGGCGCGCGCAAGGCAAAGAATATCCTGTCCACCACGCCGGACCTGATCGCCAGCGGCAACATCGGCTGCCACACCCAGATTCAGAGCCACGTGCGCCGCCAGGGCAGCCCCACGCCCGTGATGCATACCATTGAGATCCTCGATCTGGCGTACCGGGGGGAGCTGTGAGGGTCGAGGGGAGATGGTTGATGGGTGATGGAAGGGTGGGCTTGTGAGCACCGAGAAACTCG from Deinococcus soli (ex Cha et al. 2016) encodes the following:
- a CDS encoding LLM class flavin-dependent oxidoreductase; this translates as MSVPSPLPLSVLDLVPVPLGSSAAESVEAALAYAKAAEDANYSRYWVAEHHNMGALASSVPLAVLSAASQRTTRIRLGSGGVMLPNHAPLAVAEGYRLLSALAPDRVDLGLGRAPGTDGRTARALRGAQGMIEESFERQLSDLIAFGTGRYPAGHPFAGTVAAPAGEGLFPPLWILSSSGYGAHVAAKVGAGLAFAWHINPDTAQARAAADAYRAAFQPSETFPEPRVLVAASVVTAPTAEEAEELSLPLGLMFLRLMRGESAPYPTVAEAKAYPYTPQERGLADSMRRRAIIGDPATVAARLHTLAHDTAADELIVSLNIPDPAQRRESLKLVMDGVRAQEAREVALV
- the glcF gene encoding glycolate oxidase subunit GlcF, producing MNNEIPVQTLGGQGEVMAHAVDACVHCGFCLPACPTYALLGDEMDSPRGRIVLMKEVLEGGLPLADAAPHLDRCLGCQACVTACPSGVPYGELITAFRGWSEPQRERSAFDRSKRWAILKALPAPRLFSVAARVGQFAKPLAPVLPAALRGPLDLLPESVPAMQPSPKVTPARGVQRGRVAFLVGCAQQALAPNFNAATLRVLARNGIEVVIPDGQGCCGAAALHTGARDEALKLVRANLDAFHPDEFDAILSNAAGCGAGLKEYPMVLHGEPDEARAKAFAAKVMDISEYLNGLLQNGELEPPVPARRPLTVAYHDACHLAHAQGVRAAPRALLRAIPGVSVLEVPEGDLCCGSAGTYNLEQPDLAGQLGARKAKNILSTTPDLIASGNIGCHTQIQSHVRRQGSPTPVMHTIEILDLAYRGEL